TGTAGGTTATCAGTCAACAAAAGGTAAACATCCAAGAGTATTTGGTATTGACCCAAGCGGTAAATTCTTAATTGCAACCAATACAGGAACTAGTAATGTGGTTGTATTTAAAAGAAATACAGAAACAGGATTATTAAAAAAAGTTGGTAAGAAAATTAAGATAAAAAATGTTTCCAGCGTGCAAATAAGAAAATACTAATTCATCTTACAAAAGAATAAATTTCATTATTTTTGGCTTAAAACTTCCTCAAAAATTTAAATTAAAAAATAATTATAGAAAATCATTCTTGACTCTTTTGAAATACTGGCTTCAATAAAAATTTTAATATATAACGAAACCTTGTCAAGGTTAATAATTCGCATGTTTATTAACCTTGACAAGGTTGGATTCATTGATGAACATAAATTTCAAAAAAACATCAACCTAAATTAAATTTATTACCCAATTCACTCAAAAAAACTTTATATATTTAAAATTATTATGAAAGCAAATAAAGGGGATATTAAAGATGATTCTAACTTCAAAATTTTGTTTGAGAACAAAGTAACGATAGTTGGCCATATTTATGAAATAGCATATTACCATAATAAATTAACAAAAGAAGAGCTTCCCATTTTTGAATTTGAAAATGATCCTACTTGTGCCATCATCGGACAAAATAATGATTGGTGCTTACTAGGTGGTGATGTTTTAATTTTAAAAACTTGGAATGACAATGCCTTGAAGTTTATTAATAACCTAGAACAAATTTTTGATTTAAAATGTATTGATGCATATACTGCTCAAATTTTAACAGATCCTTGGTCAGAAAATTCTGCAATTTGGCAAATTTCAATTGACTTAAATAATATTACACAACCATTAATTTTGTCGAAAATAAGAGATTGCAAAGAATATTTTAACAAACCATACTCAGAAAATATAGAATGGTAAAACATAGTCTTGTGTATAGTGGTTTTATAATTATCTCCCTACAGAATCACTTTTCTTAAAAGCATCCACTTTCAAATACTCGTCATTCTCTTCTTTTTTCTTTTTATCTGAAATTAAAATTCCGAAAAGGTGATCGATCTCGTGTTGGAAAATCACTGCTGTAAAACCTTCTACCATTTCTGAGAATTTCTGGCCTTTCAAATCAACATATTCCAATTGAATGACTTTGCTTCTATAAAATTGATCATGAAAATCAGGAATCGACAAATCTCCTTCCGGACCGAGGTTTTGTAATTCTGACCTCCATGTAATCACGGGATTGATAAAGTATTCTAACGGTTCACCCTGTTTATCAAAACGCTGTACCCAAATTATTTTGCGGTTGATTCCTACTTGCGGAGCGGCAATTCCTACTCCACCGTCAGTTGAAAGAAGTGATTTTTCCATTCTTTTAACCAAAGTTGCCGTGTTTTTGTCAAGCGGATCTATTTCGGTAGAAAGACTAAGCAAAGTAGTATGTTGATGAGAATCGGTGGTCTGATAAATTGGCAATGCTGAATTAATATCGCCTTGATTAATCAAAGAAATTTCAGATTTTGAAAGTTTCTGAGCATTAATAAAACCGATGAAAAGGATGAAGAGTAAAGAGATTTTTTTCATTTTCAAAAGAATGTTAAGCAAAGATAAAGCATGTTTTTTTAAACACAAAGTTTGTCATCCTGAAAGGATCTAAACTTTTATTTAAATATTTAGATTCCTACCGGAATGACAAACTATGCATATATTTTTAATCTCACGCAGATTATAGAGATTTCGCTGATTTTTCATATGCTTGATTTGCTAAATCTGCGTGAGATTAAAACTTGACTCTTTTACCTTTTTACTTGGCTCTTTAAACTTAATAAGTCTTGGTCATATCCGCCGGAATAATCAGATTAAAATCTGTCGGGATATATTCTTTTTCAGGAACTTTTAATTCGTCATCTTCAG
The sequence above is a segment of the Chryseobacterium turcicum genome. Coding sequences within it:
- a CDS encoding peptide deformylase; protein product: MKKISLLFILFIGFINAQKLSKSEISLINQGDINSALPIYQTTDSHQHTTLLSLSTEIDPLDKNTATLVKRMEKSLLSTDGGVGIAAPQVGINRKIIWVQRFDKQGEPLEYFINPVITWRSELQNLGPEGDLSIPDFHDQFYRSKVIQLEYVDLKGQKFSEMVEGFTAVIFQHEIDHLFGILISDKKKKEENDEYLKVDAFKKSDSVGR